A portion of the Thunnus maccoyii chromosome 20, fThuMac1.1, whole genome shotgun sequence genome contains these proteins:
- the ercc4 gene encoding DNA repair endonuclease XPF — translation MAGPLLEFETEMFLSLFGCDGLLVAAEGMGIDRILLQFMRVYSEQGSLVLLLNTTTPEQEYLTEQLRMEGVTHLPRTVTSDVQNNERYNVYTEGGVLFVTSRILVVDFLTDRIPAHLISGILVYRAHKIIESCQEAFILRLFRQKNKTGFIKAFTDKATAFASGFCQVERVMRNLFVKKLYLWPRFQASVNTALERHKPEVVELHVSLTPAMRAVQSSILDIMSACLKELKRYNPTLEAEDLSLENALGNAFEKTIHHYLDPSWHQLGAKTKALVRDLKVLRVLLLYLTQYDCVTFLNLLESLRSSQKNFGSNAGWLFLDSSTSMFVNARSRVYRIPERKKKLKVGAEAEEQKPSSASEVKRELVLEKSPKWAALTEVLQEIERENKSSQHEPGHVLICASDDRTCAQLQQYIKHGSDWLLNRLYARTIAKRDSAAAAAFDLDSHKKSKGWPKKGTKGKEPAQKKKSTKSKKRPSLTLTQMVGKEEANETAAMGSSGDEDELMEEEEGEEEQLKLDLSSDAYYGVLKEPLTVIHPLKGCTDPHSLTRVLREVDPSFVVLYDAEISFVRQLEIYKASRPGKPLRVYFLIYGGSTEEQKYLTALSKEKRAFEHLIREKATMVIPEEREGREDTNLDLARNLEPANATTNTRKAGGQEQPKEPSRVIVDMREFRSELPSLLHRRGLDIDPITLEVGDYILTPETCVERKSVSDLIGSLQSGRLYNQCLSMTRYYRKPVLLIEFDPAKPFSLTARTDFRHEISSNDISSKLTLLTLHFPRLRILWCPSPHATADLFLELKKGRLEPDAAAAQAVTAESDMVTESADLYNPGPYDFLLKMPGVNVKNYRALIRNADSLADLVKFSQDKLAEILGNANNAKLLYEFLHNDADVPAPVQKGKQT, via the exons ATGGCGGGGCCTCTGCTGGAGTTTGAGACCGAGATGTTCCTCAGTCTGTTCGGCTGTGACGGGCTGCTGGTGGCGGCGGAGGGGATGGGGATAGACCGCATCTTGCTACAGTTCATGCGGGTGTACTCGGAGCAGGGCAGCCTGGTGCTTCTGCTGAACACAACCACACCAGAACAG GAGTATCTCACGGAGCAGTTGCGAATGGAGGGTGTGACCCACCTGCCCAGGACGGTGACCAGCGATGTCCAGAACAATGAACGCTATAATGTGTACACTGAGGGAGGAGTGCTGTTTGTCACCAGCAGAATCCTGGTGGTTGACTTCCTCACAGACCGCATCCCTGCTCATCTCATATCAG GCATCCTTGTGTACCGTGCTCATAAAATAATTGAGTCGTGTCAGGAAGCGTTCATCCTTCGTCTGTTCAGACAGAAGAACAAGACAGGCTTCATCAAAGCCTTCACTGACAAGGCCACGGCCTTCGCCTCGGGCTTCTGCCAGGTGGAGCGTGTGATGAGGAACCTCTTTGTCAAAAAGCTCTACCTCTGGCCCAG ATTCCAAGCATCTGTGAACACAGCACTTGAAAGGCATAAGCCGGAGGTGGTGGAGCTCCATGTGTCGTTGACGCCAGCTATGAGGGCCGTCCAGAGCTCCATCCTGGACATAATGAGCGCCTGTCTGAAGGAGCTGAAACGCTACAACCCCACCCTGGAGGCAGAGGATCTCTCTCTGGAGAACGCACTTGGCAATGCTTTTGAAAAG ACCATCCATCACTACCTGGACCCCTCTTGGCACCAGCTGGGCGCCAAGACCAAGGCGCTGGTTCGGGACCTGAAGGTGCTAAGGGTTCTCCTGCTCTACCTCACCCAGTACGACTGTGTCACCTTCCTCAATCTGCTGGAGTCGCTGCGCTCCAGCCAGAAAAACTTTGGCTCCAATGCAG GGTGGCTCTTCCTGGACTCCAGTACCTCCATGTTTGTGAACGCCAGGAGCAGAGTGTACCGCATCcctgagaggaagaagaaactcaAAGTGGGAGCAGAGGCAGAGGAACAGAAGCCTTCTTCTGCCTCAG aggtGAAGCGGGAGCTGGTGTTGGAGAAGAGCCCAAAGTGGGCGGCTCTGACTGAGGTACTGCAGGAGATTGAGAGGGAGAACAAGAGCTCTCAACATGAACCAG GTCATGTGCTGATCTGTGCCAGCGATGACAGGACTTGTGCCCAGCTGCAGCAGTACATCAAGCACGGGTCAGATTGGCTGCTGAACAGACTGTACGCCCGCACCATCGCTAAACGGGACTCCGCTGCTGCAGCTGCCTTTGACCTCGACTCACACAAAAAGAGCAAAGGCTGGCCCAAAAAAGGGACCAAGGGTAAAGAGcctgcacagaaaaaaaagtccacaaagagtaaaaaaagacCGTCTCTGACCCTGACCCAGATGGTGGGGAAAGAGGAGGCGAACGAAACGGCAGCGATGGGCAGCAGTGGAGACGAAGATGAactgatggaggaagaggaaggggaggaagaACAGCTTAAGCTAGATTTGTCATCCGATGCTTACTACGGTGTCCTGAAGGAGCCGCTGACTGTCATCCACCCACTGAAGGGCTGTACCGACCCCCACAGCTTGACGCGGGTGCTGCGTGAAGTGGATCCCAGTTTTGTGGTACTGTATGACGCTGAGATCAGTTTTGTGCGCCAACTGGAGATCTATAAAGCTAGCCGGCCTGGAAAACCACTTAg gGTGTATTTCCTCATCTATGGAGGCTcaacagaggaacagaagtacTTGACAGCGCTGTCTAAGGAGAAGAGAGCCTTTGAACACCTCATAAG GGAAAAGGCCACTATGGTCATCccggaggagagggaggggcgAGAAGACACCAATCTGGACCTCGCTAGAAATTTAGAGCCTGCCAACGCCACCACCAACACCCGCAAAGCAG GAGGCCAGGAGCAGCCCAAAGAGCCCTCACGAGTCATCGTGGACATGCGTGAGTTCCGCAGTGAACTGCCCTCCCTGCTCCACCGCCGTGGGTTGGACATCGATCCCATCACCTTAGAAGTAGGTGACTACATCCTGACCCCGGAAACCTGCGTGGAGCGCAAGAGTGTCAGCGATCTGATCGGCTCACTGCAGAGCGGCCGCCTCTACAACCAGTGCCTCTCCATGACCCGCTACTACAGAAAACCGGTGCTGCTCATCGAGTTCGACCCAGCCAAACCATTTTCCTTAACAGCCCGGACAGATTTCCGTCACGAGATATCATCTAATGACATTTCCTCAAAACTCACCTTACTCACTTTGCATTTCCCTCGGCTCCGCATACTCTGGTGCCCCTCCCCACACGCCACAGCTGATCTCTTCCTGGAACTGAAGAAAGGTCGCCTCGAACCAGATGCCGCAGCAGCACAGGCAGTCACAGCCGAGTCGGACATGGTGACTGAATCGGCAGACCTGTATAACCCCGGACCTTAtgattttctgttgaaaatGCCTGGAGTCAATGTAAAAAACTATAGAGCTCTCATTAGAAACGCTGACAGTTTGGCAGATCTAGTCAAATTCAGCCAGGATAAGCTAGCAGAAATACTGGGgaatgctaacaatgctaaGTTGCTTTATGAGTTTCTGCATAATGACGCTGATGTTCCAGCTCCGGTGCAAAAGGGCAAACAGACATGA